A stretch of Pirellulales bacterium DNA encodes these proteins:
- a CDS encoding Fpg/Nei family DNA glycosylase, giving the protein MPEGDTIFRSATQLRRALAGGVVERAAAWDRLRDSPLAGLAGETIVAVEARGKHLLMHLGAAGAIHSHMGMTGSWHLYPPGEPWRKPPRLAALVLTVRGVDAVCFTPKTLELLSPDALRRHSQLQHLGPDLLAGEFAGEEALARLRAVDAAPLGEAIMNQRVVSGIGNIYKSEVLFIRGLDPFASVAAYSDQELAALLAEARQLMLRNLLGRPRQTRLSSGSRQWVYHRSGQPCLKCRGAIEMRRQGDAGRSTYWCPSCQPPR; this is encoded by the coding sequence ATGCCTGAAGGGGACACGATCTTCCGCTCGGCTACCCAGCTTCGCCGAGCCTTGGCCGGGGGCGTCGTCGAGCGGGCGGCGGCGTGGGACCGGCTGCGCGATTCGCCGCTCGCCGGGCTCGCAGGCGAAACGATCGTCGCGGTGGAGGCCCGCGGCAAGCACCTGCTGATGCATCTGGGCGCTGCGGGCGCCATTCACTCGCATATGGGGATGACCGGCTCGTGGCATCTCTACCCGCCGGGCGAGCCGTGGCGAAAGCCCCCCCGCCTGGCGGCGCTGGTGCTGACGGTCCGCGGAGTGGACGCAGTCTGCTTCACCCCCAAGACGCTCGAACTGCTATCCCCTGACGCGCTGCGACGGCATTCCCAACTGCAGCACTTGGGTCCGGACCTGCTGGCGGGGGAGTTCGCCGGCGAGGAGGCGCTCGCGAGGCTCCGCGCCGTGGACGCCGCGCCGCTGGGCGAAGCGATCATGAACCAGCGAGTCGTGAGCGGCATCGGCAACATCTACAAGTCCGAGGTTCTGTTTATCCGCGGGCTTGATCCGTTCGCCTCTGTCGCGGCGTACTCCGACCAGGAACTGGCAGCGCTGCTCGCGGAGGCTCGGCAGCTCATGCTGCGGAATTTACTGGGCCGCCCCCGGCAGACCCGCCTCAGCTCCGGGAGCCGACAATGGGTCTACCACCGCAGCGGACAGCCTTGTCTTAAATGCCGCGGCGCCATCGAGATGCGCCGCCAAGGGGACGCGGGCCGGTCAACCTACTGGTGCCCGTCGTGCCAACCGCCGCGGTGA
- a CDS encoding PQQ-dependent sugar dehydrogenase has protein sequence MAKLFKSSRRLMTSLSCSPLGRRRLAFETLEDRRLLAGARIQINAAGQTGSETMQLLIDGTPVAIWNSVGGNTSTGAYASFAYDHDTSVTIDRVRVAFTNDAFNGAGADRNLLVDSVVLDGKRYDTRADNVFSTGTWMAGIGVTPGYKQSPWLHVNGQFRYGQAPSTIDVLAAGRLGEERIALQIDGATVATYDVTGGDYLGGSNYQRFTYHHSAPLSENQVRVAFINDAVTETGDRNVRIDGILLDNVKHESEAPGVLTTGSPGYGGVPQFLQVDKMFINGYFQYGDNRTAVAPQLNQTQIVIRAAGSIGDETMELRIGGVTFATFVNVGGSAGTGVFNEFRYTLTGTVSPSQVSVALTNELGSYTYDRNLRVDWVSIGGVVYQSEAADVYSTGTFVSGVGIRPGYWRTEWLHGNGEFRYATPGNPGTIALGTSLISVDENAGTVSIPVVRTGGSAGTVAVDYTTVPGTATANVDYVTASGTLVFAPGETSKSIVVSILDDATDELNETFNLATDRVLGGAVLGQPRTATITIVDDDGPPPPGSGNGLLGAYYNGQYHQSLVFERTDATIDFDWVLGSPGPGVAADLFSVRWVGQVEARFSETYTFRTSTDDGVNLWVNGVQLVAQYRDQALTSHQGSIALVEGQKYDLMMEYYEKTGYALAKLEWSSPSTPWEVIPASQLYSPPPQITIPGTFAGQTIATGLSGPTALDFDSTGRMFVAEQRGVVRVVQDGQLLAQPFLDIQPQVNFIQDRGMIGLAVHPDFPATPYVYVSYVYDPPETANFTGLAGRDGGGNRVSRVSRFTADAAAGYNRAVPGSEVVLIGANGTWNNISHPELDSTNDINIPATGGPDGSMQDILIIDTLTHAVGNLVFGPEGALYVANGDGASYGRVDPRAVRVQNIDSLSGKILRVDPITGQGLPSNPYYNGDPDANRSKVVNYGLRNPFRFAIQPDSGTLFVGDVGWNTHEEINSGWAKNFGWPYYEGIQGQNAQTGGYNTLATAAAFYANNNAVPPLWSRSHAAGGVAIVVGDFYTGTAYPEQYRGALFFSDFGDNQLRYLRVNEDGSLRSIAPLNLNVGPVVEMSMGPDGFMYYVDISGKIGRLTFTPTTAVAAAALPGSAGDANGDGAVDGGDFLAWQREAAAVEPALAADQLQSWRNEFGVGPASDPALAWLAYSAPVDEDESFVAPPIAQLPSWEPSVETLFDDEIPASDDDLIDDQRWSAEPDATDEAFALYGDDEVGAAVLTAF, from the coding sequence ATGGCTAAATTGTTCAAGTCCTCTCGTCGCCTGATGACGTCGTTGTCCTGCTCGCCGCTTGGCCGTCGTCGGCTGGCGTTCGAAACCCTTGAGGATCGGCGTCTGCTCGCGGGGGCTCGGATCCAGATCAATGCCGCGGGGCAGACCGGCTCGGAAACGATGCAGCTGTTGATCGACGGAACTCCCGTCGCGATCTGGAACAGCGTGGGGGGGAATACGTCGACCGGCGCCTACGCCAGCTTCGCCTACGATCATGACACGTCGGTGACGATCGACCGCGTGCGGGTCGCGTTCACCAACGACGCCTTCAACGGCGCAGGGGCGGATCGCAACCTCTTGGTCGACTCGGTCGTCCTCGACGGCAAGCGATACGACACCCGCGCCGACAACGTCTTTTCGACCGGCACCTGGATGGCGGGGATCGGAGTGACGCCGGGGTACAAGCAGAGCCCCTGGCTCCACGTGAACGGCCAGTTCCGCTACGGCCAAGCCCCTTCGACGATCGACGTGCTGGCCGCGGGGCGACTCGGCGAGGAACGGATTGCGCTGCAGATTGACGGCGCCACGGTCGCCACGTACGACGTGACCGGCGGCGATTACCTCGGCGGGTCGAACTACCAGCGGTTCACCTATCACCATTCGGCGCCGTTGTCCGAGAACCAGGTCCGGGTCGCGTTCATCAACGACGCCGTCACCGAGACGGGCGATCGCAACGTGCGGATCGACGGCATCCTGCTCGACAACGTGAAGCACGAATCCGAGGCTCCGGGCGTCTTGACGACCGGCAGCCCCGGCTACGGCGGCGTGCCGCAGTTTCTGCAAGTCGACAAGATGTTCATCAACGGGTACTTCCAGTACGGCGACAACCGCACCGCCGTCGCCCCGCAGCTCAACCAGACTCAGATCGTGATCCGCGCCGCCGGCTCGATCGGCGATGAAACCATGGAACTGCGGATCGGAGGCGTCACGTTCGCCACGTTCGTCAACGTCGGCGGCAGCGCGGGGACCGGCGTCTTCAACGAGTTTCGTTACACGTTGACCGGCACGGTGTCGCCGTCGCAGGTGAGCGTCGCCTTGACCAACGAGTTGGGAAGCTACACCTACGATCGTAACCTGCGGGTCGATTGGGTCTCGATCGGCGGAGTCGTTTACCAGTCCGAGGCGGCCGACGTCTATTCGACCGGGACGTTCGTCAGCGGCGTCGGCATCCGGCCCGGCTACTGGCGCACCGAGTGGCTTCACGGCAACGGCGAGTTTCGCTATGCGACCCCCGGCAATCCCGGCACGATCGCCCTGGGGACGTCGCTGATCAGCGTCGACGAGAATGCCGGGACCGTGTCGATTCCTGTGGTGCGAACCGGCGGCAGCGCCGGGACGGTGGCGGTCGACTATACGACCGTTCCGGGCACGGCGACCGCGAACGTCGACTACGTCACCGCCAGCGGCACGCTCGTCTTCGCTCCCGGCGAAACGAGCAAATCGATCGTCGTTTCGATTCTCGACGACGCGACGGACGAACTCAACGAAACGTTCAACCTAGCGACCGATCGCGTGCTGGGGGGAGCCGTCCTCGGCCAGCCGCGCACCGCGACGATCACCATCGTCGACGACGACGGTCCCCCGCCTCCCGGCAGCGGCAACGGGCTTCTGGGCGCCTACTACAACGGTCAGTACCACCAGTCCCTTGTCTTCGAGCGGACCGACGCGACGATCGACTTCGACTGGGTCCTCGGCTCGCCCGGACCGGGGGTTGCGGCCGATCTGTTTTCCGTGCGCTGGGTCGGACAGGTCGAGGCCCGGTTCAGCGAGACCTATACGTTCCGCACGAGCACCGACGACGGCGTGAATCTGTGGGTGAACGGGGTCCAGTTGGTGGCCCAGTACCGCGATCAGGCGCTGACCAGCCATCAAGGGTCGATCGCGCTGGTCGAGGGGCAAAAGTACGACCTGATGATGGAGTACTACGAAAAAACCGGCTACGCCCTCGCCAAGCTCGAATGGTCGAGCCCCAGCACCCCTTGGGAGGTGATCCCCGCCAGCCAGCTTTACAGCCCGCCGCCGCAGATCACGATCCCGGGCACGTTCGCCGGGCAGACGATCGCCACAGGACTGTCGGGACCCACGGCGCTCGACTTCGACTCTACGGGGCGAATGTTCGTCGCCGAGCAACGGGGCGTGGTCCGTGTCGTGCAAGACGGACAATTGCTGGCCCAGCCGTTCCTCGACATTCAGCCGCAGGTCAACTTTATCCAAGACCGAGGCATGATTGGTCTGGCAGTTCACCCGGACTTTCCGGCCACGCCGTACGTGTACGTCTCCTACGTCTACGACCCGCCGGAGACCGCGAATTTCACCGGGCTCGCCGGGCGCGACGGGGGAGGAAACCGCGTCTCGCGGGTCAGCCGGTTCACCGCCGACGCCGCGGCCGGATACAACCGAGCCGTCCCGGGGAGCGAAGTCGTGCTGATCGGCGCAAACGGCACGTGGAACAACATCAGCCACCCCGAACTCGACAGCACCAACGACATCAACATTCCTGCCACAGGCGGCCCCGACGGCTCGATGCAGGACATCCTGATCATCGACACCTTGACCCACGCCGTCGGCAATCTCGTGTTCGGCCCCGAAGGGGCGCTGTACGTCGCCAACGGCGACGGGGCCTCGTACGGCCGCGTCGATCCCCGCGCGGTCCGCGTACAGAACATCGACAGCCTGTCGGGCAAGATTCTGCGAGTCGACCCGATCACCGGCCAGGGCCTGCCGTCGAACCCCTACTACAACGGCGATCCCGACGCCAATCGCTCGAAGGTCGTCAATTACGGGCTGCGCAACCCGTTCCGCTTCGCCATCCAGCCTGATTCGGGCACGTTGTTCGTGGGCGACGTCGGGTGGAACACTCATGAGGAGATCAACTCGGGCTGGGCAAAGAACTTCGGCTGGCCCTACTACGAAGGGATCCAAGGACAAAACGCTCAGACGGGCGGTTACAACACGCTGGCGACGGCCGCGGCGTTTTACGCCAACAACAACGCCGTCCCGCCGCTGTGGTCGCGCTCGCACGCGGCCGGCGGGGTGGCGATCGTCGTCGGCGACTTCTACACGGGAACCGCCTACCCCGAGCAATACCGCGGGGCCCTGTTCTTCTCCGATTTCGGCGACAACCAGTTGCGATATCTGCGCGTCAACGAGGACGGTTCGCTCCGTTCGATCGCGCCGCTCAATCTCAACGTCGGCCCCGTCGTGGAAATGTCGATGGGTCCCGACGGGTTCATGTACTACGTCGACATCAGCGGCAAGATCGGGCGGCTGACCTTCACGCCGACGACCGCCGTCGCAGCGGCGGCGTTGCCAGGATCGGCGGGCGATGCGAACGGCGACGGCGCGGTCGACGGCGGCGACTTCCTGGCGTGGCAACGAGAAGCCGCCGCCGTCGAACCGGCGCTGGCGGCCGACCAACTGCAAAGTTGGCGCAATGAATTCGGCGTCGGTCCGGCGAGCGATCCGGCCCTCGCTTGGCTGGCGTACTCGGCGCCGGTTGACGAGGACGAGTCGTTCGTTGCTCCGCCGATCGCACAGCTGCCGTCTTGGGAGCCGTCGGTCGAGACCTTGTTCGACGACGAGATTCCCGCGAGCGACGACGACTTAATCGACGACCAACGTTGGTCCGCAGAACCCGACGCGACCGACGAGGCGTTCGCGCTCTACGGCGACGACGAAGTCGGGGCCGCTGTGCTCACGGCGTTCTAG
- a CDS encoding serine/threonine protein kinase, protein MSPSDGHSSSLGGSSPTIEPAWDAIAERLDAFSATWAVALEVQGEPPAIRDFLGNLADGDAAVLAVELVKLDLEHRWQHGREPRKLEPYLADVPELGPADQLPVELIYEEVQARVQAGDGVDDLEIRRRFPRQADAVCNLLGGMSAPGSPTNTYYNDTVVASGKERRERPSGPPLGELKPGDVIDDFHLITPLGSGAFAKVYLARQQSMERLVALKISRHVGSEPQTLAQLDHPHVVRVYDQRSSVDPPARLLYMEVVPGGTLQDALSRVRDSYDGRPAGDMMLTAIDARLAAAGSLPPSSSERRTWFADSPWADVVCKLGAELAEGLAYAHSRGVLHRDIKPANVLLTADGTPKLADFNVSYNGGRADEDPTDTFGGSLAYMSPEQLEACHPLLGGSPHQVREPSDVYSLGVLLWEMLVGRRPFADEAIPGGGGTLARLQRMIDSRRGVDLNQLAATLPADCPAALRQTLQKALAPDVAERYASARELGQALQLCLNKRCWKLLQPPTSLVGRIALAWPIVTVVLAGLIPNALVAAFNYHYNLLRLSDPDLEISHPEINDVHSALMKTFDAVQLWVNGLAFPIGIGVGAWFAWKTLRMLRPDAPRSASVGCSQLLMFGGFVSKMLLVIWAISGAVFPIALAWEYADLRDAEFQIHFFVSLALAGFAAIAYPYLMITALVVRYFVPDQMRRGVIAGPRKSTLARVGRLNRFHLALSALVPLLGVLLIVLYGKQYDWLLKAVSGGGLVAFAAMFFLEREIDLDMQALAHVAVDDRANAAWIQSVEDSQDLARSSAAAAGLRQSDVRLASGQTPSSRSS, encoded by the coding sequence ATGTCACCTAGCGACGGTCATTCTAGCTCACTCGGCGGCAGTTCTCCTACCATCGAGCCGGCGTGGGATGCGATTGCCGAGCGGCTCGACGCCTTTTCGGCGACCTGGGCCGTGGCGCTCGAGGTGCAGGGAGAGCCCCCCGCGATCCGCGATTTTCTCGGCAATCTGGCCGATGGCGACGCCGCGGTGCTGGCGGTGGAACTGGTGAAGCTCGACCTGGAGCACCGCTGGCAACACGGCCGTGAACCGCGAAAACTTGAACCGTATCTCGCCGACGTGCCCGAACTGGGGCCGGCGGACCAGTTGCCGGTCGAGCTGATTTACGAGGAGGTCCAGGCCCGGGTGCAGGCCGGCGACGGGGTCGACGACCTGGAGATTCGTCGCCGCTTTCCGCGGCAGGCCGACGCCGTCTGCAACCTGCTGGGCGGGATGTCGGCCCCCGGGAGTCCGACGAACACCTATTACAACGACACGGTGGTCGCGTCGGGCAAGGAGCGACGCGAGCGACCGAGCGGTCCGCCGCTGGGCGAGCTCAAGCCGGGAGACGTGATCGACGACTTTCACCTGATCACGCCGCTGGGATCGGGGGCGTTCGCCAAGGTCTACCTCGCTCGACAGCAGTCGATGGAGCGGCTGGTGGCGCTGAAGATCTCGCGCCACGTCGGCAGCGAGCCGCAGACGCTCGCCCAGCTCGATCACCCCCACGTGGTGCGGGTGTACGACCAGCGGAGCAGCGTCGACCCGCCGGCACGGCTGTTGTACATGGAGGTCGTCCCCGGCGGGACGCTGCAGGACGCGTTGTCGCGGGTCCGCGACAGTTACGACGGTCGCCCCGCGGGCGACATGATGCTGACCGCGATCGACGCGCGGCTGGCTGCGGCGGGAAGCCTGCCGCCGTCGAGTTCGGAGCGCCGCACCTGGTTCGCCGATTCCCCCTGGGCCGACGTCGTTTGCAAGTTGGGGGCCGAGTTGGCCGAGGGGCTCGCCTACGCCCACTCGCGGGGCGTGCTCCACCGCGACATCAAGCCGGCCAACGTGCTGCTGACGGCCGACGGGACGCCCAAGCTCGCCGACTTCAACGTCAGTTACAACGGCGGCCGGGCCGACGAGGACCCGACCGACACGTTCGGCGGTTCGCTGGCGTACATGTCGCCTGAGCAGCTTGAGGCGTGCCACCCGCTGCTCGGGGGCTCGCCGCACCAAGTCCGCGAGCCGAGCGACGTGTACTCGTTGGGAGTGCTGTTGTGGGAAATGCTCGTCGGCCGGCGACCGTTCGCCGACGAGGCGATTCCCGGCGGCGGCGGGACCCTTGCCCGACTGCAGCGGATGATCGACAGCCGGCGCGGAGTCGACCTGAATCAACTTGCCGCGACCCTGCCGGCGGACTGCCCTGCGGCGCTGCGTCAGACGTTGCAAAAGGCGCTCGCGCCCGACGTCGCGGAGCGCTACGCCTCGGCCCGCGAGTTGGGTCAAGCCCTGCAGCTGTGCCTCAACAAGCGCTGCTGGAAGCTGCTGCAACCGCCTACGAGCCTCGTCGGACGGATCGCCTTGGCATGGCCGATCGTCACCGTCGTATTGGCGGGACTGATCCCCAACGCCCTCGTCGCGGCGTTCAATTACCACTACAACCTGCTGCGGCTGTCGGATCCGGACTTGGAGATTTCGCATCCCGAGATAAACGACGTCCACTCGGCGCTGATGAAGACGTTCGATGCGGTTCAGTTGTGGGTCAACGGGCTGGCGTTCCCCATCGGCATCGGGGTGGGCGCTTGGTTTGCCTGGAAAACGCTGCGAATGTTGCGGCCTGATGCGCCGCGCTCGGCGAGCGTCGGGTGTTCTCAACTGCTGATGTTCGGCGGCTTCGTGTCCAAAATGCTGCTGGTCATTTGGGCGATTTCGGGAGCCGTGTTCCCGATCGCCTTGGCCTGGGAATACGCCGACCTTCGCGATGCGGAGTTCCAGATTCATTTTTTCGTGTCGCTCGCGCTGGCCGGGTTTGCGGCGATTGCATACCCGTACCTGATGATCACGGCGCTTGTCGTGCGATACTTCGTCCCCGACCAGATGCGACGAGGGGTGATCGCCGGGCCGCGCAAGTCGACGCTTGCACGGGTCGGCCGGCTCAACCGATTCCACCTCGCGTTGTCGGCCTTGGTGCCGCTGTTGGGGGTGCTGCTGATCGTGCTCTACGGCAAGCAATACGACTGGCTGCTGAAGGCGGTCAGCGGCGGGGGACTGGTCGCCTTCGCGGCAATGTTCTTCCTGGAGCGCGAGATCGATCTCGACATGCAAGCCCTCGCCCATGTCGCCGTCGACGACCGGGCCAACGCCGCGTGGATTCAAAGCGTCGAAGACTCGCAGGATCTTGCCCGGTCGAGCGCCGCGGCCGCCGGCCTTCGGCAAAGCGACGTCCGGCTGGCGTCGGGGCAAACGCCGTCCTCGCGCTCATCGTGA